In a genomic window of Roseiflexus castenholzii DSM 13941:
- the rpsJ gene encoding 30S ribosomal protein S10 — translation MAKQKVRIRLKAYDHKILDQSARQIVEAAERTGALVAGPVPLPTKIEKYSVIRSPFIDKDSQEQFEIRTHKRLIDVLDPSQQTINALMKLNLPAGVDIEIKL, via the coding sequence ATGGCGAAACAAAAGGTTCGCATCCGACTCAAGGCATACGACCATAAGATTCTCGATCAATCGGCGCGACAGATCGTTGAGGCTGCGGAACGCACCGGGGCGCTGGTTGCAGGTCCGGTGCCGTTGCCGACCAAAATCGAAAAGTATAGCGTCATTCGTTCGCCATTTATTGACAAAGACTCGCAGGAACAGTTTGAGATTCGCACTCATAAGCGCTTGATCGATGTGCTCGATCCAAGCCAGCAGACGATCAATGCGTTGATGAAACTCAATCTGCC